A stretch of DNA from Acipenser ruthenus chromosome 21, fAciRut3.2 maternal haplotype, whole genome shotgun sequence:
GAGGTGCCAGTGGTAAGTTTTCAATTCCACATAATTGATAAGAGTGCTGGCTTTGAGTTCTGCACACGATTTCAGGGTTCAGTCCATGAGTATGTGTTATCTCTGGGAAGGTCCACTTAGGTCTTTGTCGTATCCCGATGCACAGGAATTCTAGTGCCACGTTTCAGAAACGCTATCCTCAAAGCAAATTACAGGTGGAAAATGCTGTAATTGTACAGCAATAAAGTAATCGTGCCCCAGCACTCTGTTACAGAGCTCTGTGCTGCTGGAAGTGCTCCTGTCGTAATGGGATACTGAGCTGATGAGCTGGGGGTTTAAACCCAGGTGTCATGGCTAAATTGGAATACAAATCCAACCTGTCCAATTCCTTAAAACAAGGCTTAATTACTCCAGGACTCACCAGGAAATAGGTGCTGCAGCCAAAGTTTGACCTCTGTGGGTACCCGTATTTTTCATAACTATAACGTCTTTTTTACCATGAACATTTTTGTGGATATCACTGTGTGAAACAAGGTGGCCATTGAGGTACTGTTATACAAACTGGTATCATTTATACAAACTGGGTCAGGTGGTCCAATAGTTACATTCTTTAAAGGTAATCctggtctttattattattatttatttcttagcagatgcccttgtcccggggcgacttacaagtgttacaagatatcacattatttacttGTGTGTGGTTTCAATGAAGACACTTTACCTACCTTAACATAGCTCTTTATTATTTGAGTTAGAAAATACCAGTATCTTAGAGAAACACAACCACCACAAAACAACCCCTTACCTGGTAAGCAACCCATAATGCTGATTGTGAAAAACTGTAGCAACCTAAATAGTTTTGAATGTGTGccacaaagcaaaaaaacaaaccaacacacaCCAGACAGGTACAAACAATGTAAGCATTAATAGAGGACTAGTTAACACAGCAGGACCATGTGCTATGAATAAAGAAGCAACAGCAGATCAACAAAGGAGACCCAAATGTACTATTTATTCACCTAAAGGATTGCTTTAGTGCAGTGTTTTGGAACAATTCACAAAGATATCAGACCTTTGGCAACCAAGAGAAAAAAGCAGCTATATAGAAATGAAAATGCCAACAGTGGGGCCAGTCCACAATTTCTATAGGGTAAATAAAACAGATATAAAATGCCTCTTGGTGGGTGTGTTTGGCCAGgtctttgtttttttgcattgcgTTCCTTAATAAAAGTTCATAGCAAGACATCACTTTTTTACTTCTCCCAGATCTTCAATGCTGTCATCGTCCACCtgcattaaaaagaaagaaagaaagaaagaaagaaagaaagagacaatGGTTCTGGTTAAAATATCAATGTGACACTAGCCAAGTGGAATGCAATCGTCACCTAAATCTGTTACATTCATCCTAGAAGCTCCAGGATAAATCTAACAGATTTAGGTGCACATTGCATTGTCTTACCATAGGTATCCTGTTTGTATCCACCCAAACTATCTGCTGTGAAGTAGAATCAGATTGGAAAGGTTCATGCAATGCAATTATCCATCAAGACTATCAATATTGAGATATTTTGCAGCTGGCTACAGTACACTCTATTGCACGATTAATGGAACGCCAAAACTAGTTTAATTGAGCCTATGGTTGTGGCTTTGCTGTGCAATTTAGTTGTTGTATATTTAGTAAAACTAAAATGAACTTTGTATAATTCTTTGACAAACTATACGTGTCTTCAATGATGTAGTGAGTTTTACAGTAGCTAAAATTCTTATACCCAAGTTAGGTGTAGTCTAAAACTCCAGATATCACATCGTTACCAGTGCCTGGTCTGCTCTGTTACACCCAGGTAACTGTTTTAGGTCCACTGTCACGATCAACACATGCTTTTCATCTTATCAAGAACATTTCATTTGTGTACTTTACCTCGGGCCATTTCTCTTGAATCACATCAATAATATCATCTGTAAAATCTCCCTGAATGATTATTTCATCTTCTGCTGTTGCCGAGGCTCCACAGGAGAATTTCTGAGCGAAAAACCTCTGCGCTTCTTTGAGGTCaatttctattaaaaacaaaacaggcatgTTATCTGTGAGAACGTGGCAGGCGCTTGTTCCGATTTTccccacaattaaaaaaaagaatattgcaaCACGTCCGCTCTGCTCTGAACATACATTCTCATCTGTGACATGCTGATTGACAAGGTCATTAATAACTCAAAGCCAGTCCTCAGGAACATGGGATTGTTCATGCCAACGGGAGGATATGCCCCACCAGCCAACAGGGCTCAGCCTAATGCAGTACAGTATAAAGACAACCCAAGCCAAACACATGAGGTAATCCCCTTCATCACATATTAATGCTTAGCTCCGTCGCATTGCCATGCATACTGGTACTTGCAGTTCTGTACCTCAAACGAGAGAGACAGGTAAAAGGTAGCTGAATGCACTGTGGATGTTTATGTTAAACTGAGCTAGGAGGGCAGATGAGGCGAGGCGAACATGTTCAAAACATATCCAAGCCACATAAACAGGGTTCCTATATTGAGGAACCTGTTTTGGGTTGTGTTCCATGCTGTTAGAAACTGTGCACACATTTTCAGATCAATCCACTGATCAAGAAAAAGTATACAGCACAGCACGTGGAGTGCGCATGCAGCTTGCGCAGATAACCATCAGGTACAGCGCTTACCAAAAGTTGCAAGACCACAAACTCGGGTTACATATTTCTTCTTTGCCCTTGGGATTTTGGCTATTGTGATTTTTTGGGGTACTGTCTTCTTCTTCTGTTTAATTTGGCCTCTGCCTCCtagaagagaaaataaaaccatGTTCTAATAAATCTTGTACACTGCAAAATAATGGATTGTTTTAATCTGTATAGAGCACACATGCAGAGCTATCACTGCCAATTCAGGGCATCACACCATAATTATGCAGCTATCCAAGGCTGCACACAATGtctatccaaaaaaaaaacaacgaggaCAAAAACACCATCCAGCTGATATGACACTACTGTATAAAGTTTGTTACAAATGGCTTACTTCTTAAAACATAGTTTTGCTACAGCCAGTTACTCTAATATGTTTCATATAAAAATCATACATAGGGCATTTCTAGATTTTACAAACACAAATTAATTTGTTTATAACAGAAACTAAAATGTTCAAGTCACATATGGCAAACACAACCTATGTTTCTCAGTAACCAAACATTTTGTAATCCTGTAAATGAAAACACAGTTTCAcaagggatgtttttttttttttgtatttcctgtTGATGACATCTGCTGATGTTGAGTAAGTAAGTTTGTCAAATTGTCCTCCTAGCAACAGGTGCACCTTgcaccattccaggttttacctgGGAACTTAATTCTTTCTTGTGGAGCATGTTTCAGTGAGTCCGCAAGCAACAGGAGAGATACATGCCTAAAATCCTGTTCTCTTAACCAATCTCAGCTTTACTATTGCTTGGATAAAACAGCTGACAGGTCAGCTTTGCAAACCATGCTAAGTTAAAAGACCCATGTCCCACTTCTATTCTTAACATTCATATGTAAATTCTAGTTTCGGAATGCAGAAGGTCATCATCATTTTTCTTTAGCTCTTTTAAAAATAGAACTATGAAGAGAACCCGTTGAGCAAGTCAGTCCTGTTACCtctcttctgcttcttcttctctTCTTCCTCCCCAGTTGCTGGGGGTTCACCACCTCCAGCATCTTGTTTTGGACAGTTCCCTGCAATCACACAGCATTTAAAAATCTCCAATGATCTTTTTGTTATACTGGAAACACCGGTTGATAGTTCCAACattgattgtttttttaactaaatgGGGGCACTACTAGATTTTAAACAAtatactgtaactgtaaaagGACTAAAAAGAAACCACAGTGCTTCCCCTTTTAATAATGCTTTAGTCAGGGGCCATGGCTATTTTTGTTCTGTCTTATAACAAGAATTGCAGCAGTAGTGGGATGGAATTTGGGGTTTTTCAGATATAAAGGACCGTCTGTAGGACTGTAGTTAATTCTTAATGTTTCAAAGAGAAGTCTTGAACATGTATCCGAGATACAGTGATCTTGTAAACAATTCTAACATGATCTACACATACTGCGGATCCGAATGAAAAAGCTGAAATAAAGGGGTTTGCTGACAGAGCAAAAACAATATGCATAATAGACGGGCCTCTTTCCtgtgaatgttaaaaaaaaaacccaaatgaaAAAGCCAGCCTTTTACTTACCAACACTTAGCTTTGCAAATTCATCTGGAAAAGTCTTCTCTAACCACTGCCTGCATTTTGCTGGTTCAGGCATGTATTCACAGTACTAGGAAGACAGAATTCACAGTAAGAACACACACCTCACTTGTAGGAAAGTTAACTAGAAGTTACTGTGTTGAAATTCAAGTGGATTGCACACAGCgggtctgtttttaaaagaaCGAGCAATGCTTTGGAAATTGAAACAACAAAGCATCGCTGCTCTGCCAACCACAGATGCAAgtacttaattatttttttgtgggGCATGTAGGTGCAATAAGGAGAACAAATTTACTGAAAATTGATTAAATGGTGCTAAAGCTAAAagaaaccaatttaaaaaaagaacaatgaaTAAATAGTCCACATGTATCCCTATTAAAACATTGCTTTGTTGTATACATACCTCTGTAGGCAAGGAGC
This window harbors:
- the LOC131699041 gene encoding density-regulated protein-like, which produces MATTENAESASPETKVDRRKANSDTKYPLKVLYCGVCSLPTEYCEYMPEPAKCRQWLEKTFPDEFAKLSVGNCPKQDAGGGEPPATGEEEEKKKQKRGGRGQIKQKKKTVPQKITIAKIPRAKKKYVTRVCGLATFEIDLKEAQRFFAQKFSCGASATAEDEIIIQGDFTDDIIDVIQEKWPEVDDDSIEDLGEVKK